The genomic window AACCGTATCCACTCCAGGGAACTTGCCCCATGGGAAGACCGGCGATTTCACAAAGTAATGCGAGCCGGTTCCAAGGTCCTTGCGACTCGCAACTGCATCCGGCAGCAGCTCCTTCAACTTGCGTCCGACCATGATGCGTGAAGCGATCTTTGCCAGCGGAATGCCCGTAGCCTTAGAGACATAAGGCACTGTGCGCGAAGCGCGCGGATTCACTTCGATGACATAGACCTTGCCGCGCTGGATAGCGAACTGAATATTCACCAGACCACGCACGCTCAGCGACATCGCCAGCTTCCGCGTGTACTCGCGAATCGTATTCAGGACATCGTCGCTCAAGTCGACCGAAGGCAGAACACACGACGAATCGCCGGAGTGAATCCCAGCCTCTTCGATATGCTGCATGATCCCGGCGATTACCACATCGTCGCCATCGCACAGCGCATCGACATCGACCTCCGTCGCATCTTCAAGGAAGTGGTCAATCAATACAGGCCGCTCCTGCGAGTATTCAATCGCCGTGCTCATATAGCGAACGACCGCCTCATCGTCATAGGCGATGACCATCGCACGTCCGCCCAGCACATACGAAGGCCGCACCAGCACCGGGTACCCTACGCGGTTCGCGCCCTCGACAGCTTCGGCCACGCTGGTCGCCATCGCGCCCTGCGGCTGCGGAATCTGCAACTCCTCGATCAGCTTGCCAAACCGTTTGCGGTCTTCGGCCAGGTCAATCGACTCCGGCGACGTGCCAATGATCGGCACTCCCGCCTTCTTCAACGGAAGGCTGAGGTTCAGCGGAGTCTGTCCGCCAAACTGCACGATCATGCCGATCTCAGCGCCCGACGAGGCCTCGTGCTCATACACTGCGAGCACGTCCTCCAGCGTCAACGGTTCAAAGTACAGCCGGTCGCTGGTGTCGTAGTCAGTCGAAACCGTCTCAGGATTACAGTTGACCATGATGGTCTCGTAGCCGTCTTCGCGAAGTGCGAAGGCCGCGTGGCAGCAGCAGTAGTCGAACTCGATTCCCTGCCCGATCCGGTTCGGTCCGCTTCCCAGAATCAGGATCTTCTTGCGCGTCGTCGGCGCTGCCTCATCCTCTTCGTCGTAGCAGCTATAGAGATACGGCGTATAGCTCTCAAACTCTCCGGCGCAGGTGTCCACCATCTTGTAGACCGGCAGCACGTTCAGCTTCTTCCGCAGCGCACGAACCGCCGCAGTCCCTTCCGCGCCCTTCAGGCCCCAGCTCGCAGCCAGCCGCTCATCAGAGATGCCCATTCGCTTGGCGGTGCGTAGCTGCTCCGCGGTGACTTCGTCCATCGACACGCCGCCGATAGCTTTGATCTCATCCGTAATCTGCTTGATCTGGTGCAGGAACCACGGGTCCATTGAGGTCATGCGCGCAACCTCGCGCACGGTCATGCCTCGCTCGAACGCATAGCGAATGTAAGCCAGCCGGTCAGGATGCGGTGTTACCAAACGCTGCGTCAGACGGCGCGGCTCGATGTCGTCGGCTGTGGCCTTCTTGCCCGTCTCGAGCGACCGCACCGCCTTCATCATCGCTTCCTTGAAGGTGCGGCCAATCGCCATCACCTCGCCGACAGACTTCATCTGCGGCCCCAGGCCCTCGTCCGCACCGGGAAACTTCTCGAACTGCCACTTCGGAATCTTCACAACGACATAGTCGATGGTCGGCTCAAAACAGGCCGGAGTCGCCTTGGTGATGTCGTTCTGAATCTCGTCGAGCGTATAGCCAACCGCCAGCCGTGCAGCAATCTTCGCGATAGGAAACCCAGTGGCCTTCGAGGCCAGCGCGGAGGATCGTGACACGCGGGGATTCATCTCAATCACCGTCATGCGGCCGTTCAGCGGATTGACCGCGAACTGCACATTGCTGCCGCCCGTCTCGACGCCAATCTCGCGGATGACGCGAATCGCCGCATCGCGCATCGACTGATATTCGCGATCGGTCAGTGTCTGCGCCGGAGCCACCGTAATCGAGTCGCCCGTATGCACACCCATCGGGTCAAAATTTTCAATCGAGCAGATGATGATGACGTTGTCATTCAGATCGCGGACAACCTCCAGCTCATACTCCTTCCATCCGAGCACGCTCTCTTCGAGCAGACACTCATGCACCGGCGAAAGGTCCAGGCCGCGCGAGAGAATCTCCATCAGCTCTTCGCGGTTGTAGGCGATGCCGCCGCCCGAGCCTCCCAGCGTAAACGAGGGCCGAATCACCACGGGAAATCCGATCTTCGTGGCAAACTCCAGCCCATCGCGAATATTGGTAATTAGCGCCGACCGGGGCATGTCCAGCCCGATCTTGGTCATCGCATCCTTGAACAACAGTCGATCCTCAGCCTTCTTGATCGCTTCCAGCTTGGCGCCAATCAGCTCGATGCCCAGCTTATCGAGAACGCCCGAATCGGCGAGATCGACAGCAAGGTTCAGCGCCGTCTGGCCGCCTACCGTCGGCAGCACGGCAAACTTACCCGAGCCAGCCGACAGCATCTCCGTTTCAACGCGAAGAATCTCCTCAAGGTAGGCCGTAGTCAAAGGCTCAATGTAGGTGCGGTCGGCAACTTCAGGGTCGGTCATGATGGATGCCGGGTTCGAGTTCACCAGCACCACCTCATAGCCTTCGGCCTTCAGCGCCTTACACGCCTGCGTGCCGGAGTAGTCGAACTCCGCCGACTGCCCAATCACAATCGGCCCCGAGCCGATCACCAGAATCTTCGCGATGTCATTCCTGCGTGGCATCTATTTCTCTTTCTCAACTAAATTTCTTTGTGTCGAAAAAATGCGCGGCCAAAGCCGCGCGATGAGCTTCTATTTCTTCCACTCTTCCATCATCTCCCTAAAATCGCGGAAGAGATAATGCGAATCGTGAGGCCCGGGACTTGCTTCGGGATGGTACTGCACGCTGAACATCGGATCGGTCTTATGCTTCAATCCAGCCAGCGTCTGGTCGTTCAGGTTGGTATGCGTCCGCTCCACATTCGCCGGAAGCGAATTTGGATCGACGTTGAAGTTGTGGTTCTGCGCTGTGATCTCCACCTTGCCGGTCTGGTGGTTCATGATGGGATGGTTGCCGCCATGATGCCCAAACTTCAGCTTGTAGGTCTTGCCGCCCAGCGCCAGCCCAAAGATCTGGTGCCCCAGGCAGATCCCGAAGATCGGCGTCTTTCCCTGTAACTTCTTTACATTCTCGACCGCATAATGCAGCGGCTCTGGATCGCCAGGCCCGTTCGAGAAGAAGACGCCGTCCGGGTTCATCGCCAGCACTTCTTCGGCCGGGGTGGTCGCCGGAACCACGGTCACGCTGCAGTTCTCGCGTGTCAACATCCGCAGAATGTTTTCCTTGATGCCGAAGTCGTAGGCCACGACATGCATCTGCTTGCCGTCCGCATTTTCCGCAGGCGTCAGTAGCGTATCTCCGGTCTGGTTCTTCGGCTCGCTGGCGTCCCACTTGTAGATAGTCTTCGTGGTCACCACGCTGGCAAGGTCGGTGCCATCCATCTTCCGGATTGCACGTGCCTTCGCCACCAGCGCATCCGCGTCAAGATTCTCACCGCTCGCGATTACGCCGCGCATCACGCCATTGGCCCGCAGATGCCGCACCACGGCACGCGTGTCGATGTCCGAGATCACGGGCACGCCATAGCGCTCCAGATACTCATCAGCGGCCTGGGTCGAACGCCAGTTCGAGCTCATCGGCGAGAACTCCCGCGTCACCAGCCCTTCGATGTAAGGCCGTATGGCCTCCGCATCGTGCGGTGTCGTCCCATAGTTTCCAATATGCGGATTCGTTAGAACCACAATCTGGCCCGCGTAGGAAGGATCGGTGAAGATCTCCTGATAGCCGGTCAGTGATGTATTGAAGACCACCTCGCCAGACCGTTCCGTCTGCGCGCCAAAACTCTTACCACGAAAGATGCGCCCGTCTTCCAGCGCCAGTATTGCCTGCATTGCCTCTCCAGAGGAGTGGATTTTATAGATTCTAACAGCTTTGGCGGGCATAAACCGCATCCTTTAAGCTGCCTCCCTCTAAACCTCTGTATTGACACGAAAAAAAGCCCGGAACATAGCGTCCGGGCCTCTTCTTTATCGTAAAAAAATTACTAGCGCCTGTGATGGCGATGATGATGACGACGATGATGCACCGCAGCATTTGCAGGGACGACAGCTCCTGCCAACACAACAAATGCAATGGCACCAAGGATCAGGTTACGAATCTTCATAAATCTCTCCTCCCCCTCCGCTATTTCGTCTTCCGAAATAGTCAGTCAGTACACGAAGCTTACTCTACCAAGAGTCATACTTCCAGCCACTCCGGAGTGAAATTTCTGAGAAGTTACCTGACTTATCATCTGCCTCGCCCAACTCTCCGGCATCTCTCCTACAATAGCTGTCAGGCGCCCTCGAATGAACCTGCCGCAAAAATCCGCTCTTCTCGAATCTACCCTCCGCGACCTCGGCAGCCTCCTCGTCGCCTACTCCGGCGGGACCGACTCCGCCTATCTCGCCTACGCAGCGCATCAAGCCCTCGGCGACGACATGCTGGCCGTCATCGCCGACTCCGCCTCCCTGCCCCGCGCCGAGCTGGCCGCCGCCCTCGCCTTTGCCGCCGAACACAGCATCCCCGTCCAGATCCTGCACACCGAAGAGCTCGAGAATCCCGACTACCAGCGCAACGACAGCAAGCGCTGCTTCCACTGCAAAGACGAGCTCTTCACCCGCATGGAGTCCGAGCGCCAGTCGCGAGGCTTCCGGCACATCGCCTACGGCATGAATCTCGACGACCGAGGCGAGTTCCGCCCCGGCCAGCAGGCCGCCGCCGAACACCACGCCGTCGCTCCGCTCGTCACAGCCGAGCTCACCAAGGCCGAGATCCGCCAGCTCGCCCACGAAGCCGGTTTGGAGCTATGGGACAAGCCTGCCTCTGCCTGCCTTGCCTCGCGCATCGAGTACGGCCACCCCGTCACCCGCGAAAACCTCTCGCAGGTCGAGCAGGCTGAAGAGGCGCTTCATGCCCTCGGTTTCCAGCAGGTCCGCGTGCGCCACCACGGCGACCTTGCCCGCATCGAGATCGCCCGCGCCGAGCTGCCCCGCGCCCTCTCGCTCGACACCCTCGACCGCATCACCGCCGCCCTGCGTCCCCTCGGCTTCCTCTACATCACCCTCGACACCCAGGGCTACCGCTCCGGCAGCATGAACGACATACTCCCTACGACCGCCATCGCTCCCGCCACAAAGTAAATCCCGCCTCCAACCATGAAACAATAAGCCCATGCGCATTGCCTATCTCGACTGCTTCGCCGGCATCAGCGGAGACATGTTTCTCGGCGCTTTGCTCGATGCCGGACTCGCCCCCCAGGTCCTCCACGAAGCCATCGCCTCCCTCAATCTCGGAGCCTCCCTCGAGATCGAAAAGACCGACCGCAGCGGCATTTCCTCCACTCGCGCCCTGGTCTTCGACGGAACCCAGATAGCCGAGAAAAACGATTCGGCCCATACCCACGCCGAGCCGCACACCCACGACAAAAAGCCCGAAGAGAAGGCCGCACCCCACCATCACGGACGCCACCTCAGTTCCATCCGCAAGATCATTCAATCCAGCACCCTGGCAGACGAAGTAAAGCAAACCGCGATTCGCGCCTTCGAACTCCTCGGAGCCTCCGAAGCCAAAATTCATAACGTAGACGTAGAAAAAATTCACTTCCACGAAGTAGGCGCCATCGACGCCATCGTCGATATCGTCGCGGCCTCCGCAGGCATTCACGCCCTCGCCGTCGATCAGTGGTTCTGCTCCCCGCTCAACGTCGGCGGCGGCTCCATCGACTGCGCCCACGGCCACTTTCCTGTTCCCGCTCCCGCCACAGCGGACCTTCTGCGCGGCCTGCCCACCTACTCCGACTCCGCCGCCCCGCAGATCGAACTGGTCACCCCTACCGGCGCAGCCATTCTCCGCGCCCTCTCTCCCACCTTCAGCCAACCGCCCGTCATGCGCGTCCATCGCATCGGATACGGTGCCGGAGGCCGCAACCCCAAAGGCTTCCCCAACGTTCTGCGCCTCAACATCGGCGAGTCCGCGCAGGCCCCCGTCACAGATACAGCCACCAACGCCGTCACCGTTCTCGAAACCGCGCTCGACGATCTCAACCCGCAGATCATCGCCCACGTCGCCGAACAAGCCCTGCAGCAAGGCGCGCTCGACGTCATGCTCACCCCGGTCATCATGAAGAAGGGCCGTCCCGGCACGCTTCTCACCGTCCTCTGCGACCCTGAAAAATCCGCCGCCCTCGAGCGCCTGCTCCTCCGCGAGACCAGCACCCTCGGCATCCGCATTCACCAGCAACAGCGCTCCTGCCTTGACCGCAGCCACCACACCGTCTCCACGTCCTACGGAGAGATCCGCATCAAGGTAGGCTCACTCGGCCACGATGAATTCAAGGAAGAACTCAATGCCAACCCCGAGTTCGAGGACTGCCGCGCCGCCGCCGCAGCCCACAACGTCCCCGTCAAACAGGTCGTCCAATCCGCCATCGCCGCATATCACTCCGGCAAATCAAAATGAACAAAACATCTCTTCTCGAACTTCTGGCCGAAATCCAGCGCGGCACCCTCACCCCGGAGCAGGCCTCCGGGCGCCTCGCCAATCTTCCCTTCGAAGACCTCGACTACGCCAAGATCGATCACCACCGCTCTCTCCGCAACGGCCTGCCCGAGGTCATCTACGCCGCAGGTAAATCACCCGAGCAGACCGCCGAAATCTTCGCCCACATGGCCGCAACCGGCATCGACGTTCTCGCCACTCGCGCCGACGAGGCCACCGCAGCGGCAGTTCTCGCCCTTACTCCAGCGGCGAAGTATCACCAGCCAGCCCGCGCCATCACCCTTCGCCAATCGCCTCCAGCCGAGCCGCACGGCCACGTCGCCGTCCTCTGCGCCGGAACCAGCGACCTCCCGGCCGCCGAAGAAGCAGCCGTCACCGCCGAGCTCTTCGGCGCGCAGGTCACCCGCATCTATGACGTAGGCGTCGCCGGCATCCATCGTCTGCTCGCCCAGCGCGACATCCTCGCCACCGCCAACGCCGTCATCGTCTGCGCCGGAATGGAAGGTGCGCTGCCCAGCGTCGTCGGCGGCCTCGTCGCCGTTCCTGTCATCGCCGTCCCCACCTCCGTCGGCTACGGAGCCTCCTTCTCGGGAGCGGCCGCTCTCCTCGGCATGCTCAACTCCTGCTCGCCCAATGTCTGCGTCGTCAACATCGACAACGGCTTCGGCGCCGCCTATACCGCAACGCTCATCGCTCGCGCCGCCCATAAGTAACCACCGTGCCATCGCTTCGCATCCAAACCTGTACGCAAGTACAGAGGAGAGCCACATGGAGCGCAGGAACTTCCTGAAGTCAGCAACCGCCGTCGGGGTCACAGCAGCCACCGGCAACATCGTCGGCCAATCCGCATCCGCCGCAAAGACCTCCAGCGTAGCCGCGCGACCTGAATCCCCCGACATGATCTATCGCGAGCTGGGCCAGACTGGCGAACGCGTCTCCGCCATTGGCCTCGGCGGCTTCCACGTCGGCAAGCAGGCCGACCCCAATGAGAGCATTCACCTCATCCGCCAGGCCATCGACCGCGGCATCACCTTCATGGACAACTGCTGGGACTACAACAACGGCATCAGCGAAGTCCGCATGGGTCAGGCCCTGCGCGACGGCTACCGCAGCAAGGTCTTCCTGATGACCAAGATGGATGGCCGCACCAAAGAGGCCTACAACAAGCAGCTCGAAGAGTCCCTCGGTCGCCTCCAAACCGACGTCATCGATCTCGTCCAGTTCCACGAGATTATCCGCATGGAAGACCCCGACCGCGTCTTCGCTCCCGGCGGCGCTCTCGAAGCAGCCGTAGCCGCACGACAGGCCGGAAAGATTCGCTACATCGGCTTCACCGGCCACAAAGACCCCGCCGTCCATCTACGCATGTTCGAGTTCGCAGAAAAGCACGGCTTCCACTTCGACACCGTGCAGATGCCGGTCAACGTCATGGACGCTCACTTCCGTTCTTTTACGAAAGAGGTCATCCCGGTCGCACTCAAGCAAGGCACCGGCATCCTCGCCATGAAGACCTTCGGCGACAACTATATCTTGCGCAGCAAGACGGTAGAGCCCATTGAGGCCCTTCACTACGGCCTCACTCAGCCAGTCTCCGTCGTCATCACCGGCATCGACTCCCCGGCGGTCCTCGATCAGGCCATTCAGGCGACCAAGACCTTCAAGCCGCTCACCCAGACCGAGATTGCAAGCCTGCTCGACCGCACTCGCGAAGCCGCCAGCGAAGGAAAGTTCGAGCTCTTCAAGACCACCAGCCAATTCGACGGAACCGCCGCCAATCCCAAATGGCTAGGCTAAGCCGCGGAAATCCGGCCAAAACCCCATGTCAAGCCCCTCTATCGCTCCTTCAAGCAGCATAAAGGCTGGCAACCGCAACAAAACAAATAACTTGCCTCCTCAAAAATAAATCCCGCAAAACTGCAAAACAGTTCCGCCCGATTCGCTACACTTAAAACACATGGAAATAAGCTCAAGGCCCAGCCAAAAGCTGGGCCTAACTCGTTTAGAAACAATATTTTAGCTGTAAGCCATTTATATGCAATATTTTCCAAATTGAAATCATCGTAACTCTCTGCAAACAAGCGATTTATGCCCAAGGTACCCCCCCCGGGGGGGGGTACCCTCGAAAGGACAGGACTTATAGCATTCCCTCAGGTTTTCTTCCTTCGTTTCAGGTCTGCTTCCCCGTTTGTCATTCCCGAAGGGAATCTGCGTCTTGCTCGAATCACAAAACTACATCTGGAGCAAAGTCCCTTTAAAGACAAAGGGCCAGCCATCAATACAAATGTTGGCTGACCCTTTAAATATAAATCTTGAGAGCGTTTACTGATTAACGCCGCTGGCAAGAAATCCGCCATCGACCACCAGAATCTCTCCGGTAACAAAGGTGGAGGCGTCGCTCGCCAGAAAGACAGCCGATCCAACCAGCTCTTCCGTCTTGCCGAACCGTCCCATGGGAGTGCGCAACAGTAGCTCTTTGCCGCGGTCGCTCTCGTCGAGCAGCTTCTGGTTCAGCGCGGTGCGAAAGACTCCAGGTGCAATGGCATTCACGGTCACGCCCTGCGCACTCCACTCGACGGCCAGCGATTTCGTCAGCGCGCCCACAGCAGCCTTGCTCGCCGCGTAGGCGGTCACTTCTTTCAAAGAGACAAACGTGTTGAGCGAAGCAATGTTGATGATGCGGCCATAGCCACGCTCCAGCATGTGTTTTCCGAAGATCTGGCAGGCGCGCAGCGTGCCCGTGACGTTCGTGTCCATAATGTCGTCCCAGGTCTCTTCGGGAACGGTCAGCGTGGGCTCACGCTTGATCTTGCCTGCGCAGTTAATCAGAATGTCGACCTTGCCAAACGCCTTCAACGTTTCATCCAGCAACGCCTGCAACGAAGCCCGGTCTCCTACATCCGAAGTCAGGCGAAGCGCCTTGCGGCCCTTAGCTTCAATCGCCTTTGCAGCCTCTTCAACCTG from Granulicella sp. L56 includes these protein-coding regions:
- the carB gene encoding carbamoyl-phosphate synthase large subunit produces the protein MPRRNDIAKILVIGSGPIVIGQSAEFDYSGTQACKALKAEGYEVVLVNSNPASIMTDPEVADRTYIEPLTTAYLEEILRVETEMLSAGSGKFAVLPTVGGQTALNLAVDLADSGVLDKLGIELIGAKLEAIKKAEDRLLFKDAMTKIGLDMPRSALITNIRDGLEFATKIGFPVVIRPSFTLGGSGGGIAYNREELMEILSRGLDLSPVHECLLEESVLGWKEYELEVVRDLNDNVIIICSIENFDPMGVHTGDSITVAPAQTLTDREYQSMRDAAIRVIREIGVETGGSNVQFAVNPLNGRMTVIEMNPRVSRSSALASKATGFPIAKIAARLAVGYTLDEIQNDITKATPACFEPTIDYVVVKIPKWQFEKFPGADEGLGPQMKSVGEVMAIGRTFKEAMMKAVRSLETGKKATADDIEPRRLTQRLVTPHPDRLAYIRYAFERGMTVREVARMTSMDPWFLHQIKQITDEIKAIGGVSMDEVTAEQLRTAKRMGISDERLAASWGLKGAEGTAAVRALRKKLNVLPVYKMVDTCAGEFESYTPYLYSCYDEEDEAAPTTRKKILILGSGPNRIGQGIEFDYCCCHAAFALREDGYETIMVNCNPETVSTDYDTSDRLYFEPLTLEDVLAVYEHEASSGAEIGMIVQFGGQTPLNLSLPLKKAGVPIIGTSPESIDLAEDRKRFGKLIEELQIPQPQGAMATSVAEAVEGANRVGYPVLVRPSYVLGGRAMVIAYDDEAVVRYMSTAIEYSQERPVLIDHFLEDATEVDVDALCDGDDVVIAGIMQHIEEAGIHSGDSSCVLPSVDLSDDVLNTIREYTRKLAMSLSVRGLVNIQFAIQRGKVYVIEVNPRASRTVPYVSKATGIPLAKIASRIMVGRKLKELLPDAVASRKDLGTGSHYFVKSPVFPWGKFPGVDTVLGPEMKSTGEVMGVADNFGEAFAKAQIAAGQVLPLQGTIFLSVNDHDKDGVVSLAREFVEMGFHLVATHGTAAVLEQAGMQPERVYKVKEGRPNVVDLIKGDRIQLIINTPRGQDTFFDEKAIRRAAVLARIPTITTLAAARAAAEGISALQQGTLSVVALQTLHANRIEAAV
- the carA gene encoding glutamine-hydrolyzing carbamoyl-phosphate synthase small subunit, which codes for MQAILALEDGRIFRGKSFGAQTERSGEVVFNTSLTGYQEIFTDPSYAGQIVVLTNPHIGNYGTTPHDAEAIRPYIEGLVTREFSPMSSNWRSTQAADEYLERYGVPVISDIDTRAVVRHLRANGVMRGVIASGENLDADALVAKARAIRKMDGTDLASVVTTKTIYKWDASEPKNQTGDTLLTPAENADGKQMHVVAYDFGIKENILRMLTRENCSVTVVPATTPAEEVLAMNPDGVFFSNGPGDPEPLHYAVENVKKLQGKTPIFGICLGHQIFGLALGGKTYKLKFGHHGGNHPIMNHQTGKVEITAQNHNFNVDPNSLPANVERTHTNLNDQTLAGLKHKTDPMFSVQYHPEASPGPHDSHYLFRDFREMMEEWKK
- the larE gene encoding ATP-dependent sacrificial sulfur transferase LarE, coding for MNLPQKSALLESTLRDLGSLLVAYSGGTDSAYLAYAAHQALGDDMLAVIADSASLPRAELAAALAFAAEHSIPVQILHTEELENPDYQRNDSKRCFHCKDELFTRMESERQSRGFRHIAYGMNLDDRGEFRPGQQAAAEHHAVAPLVTAELTKAEIRQLAHEAGLELWDKPASACLASRIEYGHPVTRENLSQVEQAEEALHALGFQQVRVRHHGDLARIEIARAELPRALSLDTLDRITAALRPLGFLYITLDTQGYRSGSMNDILPTTAIAPATK
- the larC gene encoding nickel pincer cofactor biosynthesis protein LarC; its protein translation is MRIAYLDCFAGISGDMFLGALLDAGLAPQVLHEAIASLNLGASLEIEKTDRSGISSTRALVFDGTQIAEKNDSAHTHAEPHTHDKKPEEKAAPHHHGRHLSSIRKIIQSSTLADEVKQTAIRAFELLGASEAKIHNVDVEKIHFHEVGAIDAIVDIVAASAGIHALAVDQWFCSPLNVGGGSIDCAHGHFPVPAPATADLLRGLPTYSDSAAPQIELVTPTGAAILRALSPTFSQPPVMRVHRIGYGAGGRNPKGFPNVLRLNIGESAQAPVTDTATNAVTVLETALDDLNPQIIAHVAEQALQQGALDVMLTPVIMKKGRPGTLLTVLCDPEKSAALERLLLRETSTLGIRIHQQQRSCLDRSHHTVSTSYGEIRIKVGSLGHDEFKEELNANPEFEDCRAAAAAHNVPVKQVVQSAIAAYHSGKSK
- the larB gene encoding nickel pincer cofactor biosynthesis protein LarB, encoding MNKTSLLELLAEIQRGTLTPEQASGRLANLPFEDLDYAKIDHHRSLRNGLPEVIYAAGKSPEQTAEIFAHMAATGIDVLATRADEATAAAVLALTPAAKYHQPARAITLRQSPPAEPHGHVAVLCAGTSDLPAAEEAAVTAELFGAQVTRIYDVGVAGIHRLLAQRDILATANAVIVCAGMEGALPSVVGGLVAVPVIAVPTSVGYGASFSGAAALLGMLNSCSPNVCVVNIDNGFGAAYTATLIARAAHK
- a CDS encoding aldo/keto reductase; amino-acid sequence: MERRNFLKSATAVGVTAATGNIVGQSASAAKTSSVAARPESPDMIYRELGQTGERVSAIGLGGFHVGKQADPNESIHLIRQAIDRGITFMDNCWDYNNGISEVRMGQALRDGYRSKVFLMTKMDGRTKEAYNKQLEESLGRLQTDVIDLVQFHEIIRMEDPDRVFAPGGALEAAVAARQAGKIRYIGFTGHKDPAVHLRMFEFAEKHGFHFDTVQMPVNVMDAHFRSFTKEVIPVALKQGTGILAMKTFGDNYILRSKTVEPIEALHYGLTQPVSVVITGIDSPAVLDQAIQATKTFKPLTQTEIASLLDRTREAASEGKFELFKTTSQFDGTAANPKWLG
- a CDS encoding SDR family NAD(P)-dependent oxidoreductase translates to MGHPLFDLSGKSAVVVGGTSGIGLAMAIGLAEAGADVVASSRRAEQVEEAAKAIEAKGRKALRLTSDVGDRASLQALLDETLKAFGKVDILINCAGKIKREPTLTVPEETWDDIMDTNVTGTLRACQIFGKHMLERGYGRIINIASLNTFVSLKEVTAYAASKAAVGALTKSLAVEWSAQGVTVNAIAPGVFRTALNQKLLDESDRGKELLLRTPMGRFGKTEELVGSAVFLASDASTFVTGEILVVDGGFLASGVNQ